Part of the Elgaria multicarinata webbii isolate HBS135686 ecotype San Diego chromosome 5, rElgMul1.1.pri, whole genome shotgun sequence genome, AAGCTTCTCTTTGGTTTTCTTGTACCTGAAATCACAAGGTTCCCAAAATGCTTAGCAATAATTGTTATTTCTTCAGACCCAAGGCAGAACCAAAAAAACAGTCTGGTAACACAATGTGCCTTGAGGACAACTACATTTGACAAACAATGTTACTTTCCTGCATGTGGCCCTCCTACAATTGTTCTTATTTGGCCTTCTTTTTAAGAATCAGATTTTGAATGTTCTGATATTACTGTTCTTTGGACACATATCCTACATATCTAAATCATCCCAATTGTTTCTGGGGTTCTTGCATAATTCTGAATATTGCAAGTAGCATTCAGTCCATACAGCCTTTGTTTTGAGAAGAACTGACTTTGTGACAGAACAGAAATAGTAGCATACAGAAAACGAATATCCTACTGGAACAGGATCCTTGGAGGCACCAAGGAGGAAAGATTTTGAAGCTCCAGAATAATGAACAAATGAAACATTGGTATTTACCAAGGTTTCTTCTGGGTTGCTGTGCAGAAGGCATCCAAAATGGGTTACCTCCCTATTGCCCAGGAAAAGTAGGGACTATGTGACAAATGTCTGAATGCTATACCAGTCCCAGGCTTCTCCTTGCCCTAGTTTTGTTCGTGGCTACAGCTCAGAGATGGAAAAGAAGTCACTTTCTCAAGTCATAGAAAATCATAGGTGAGTAAATGGTTGGATAGAGATGGGAAAAGCATAGGAGCAGAAGTGCTAGTACCCTCTGCGGAAGTCCTGGCCTTGTGGGCAGAGGCAGGCAGTCAATATAGATATGTACAGACTCAGTAGCGAAATAGGGTGTGGTCTGATTGCCTTCAGCACACCAACGCAGAAGGAATCTTCTTGGTAAGTACTAATGTTCCATTCTCCAAGCTGATGTGACGAAGGCATCGAGCAATTGTCCAATTAGGGAGGGGAAAATGCAGAGTCTATTGTGATGCAACTACCTTCTGAAAGACTCTCAGAGAAGGAGACGTCCATTGAGGCATATGTGTCAATTTTATAGCGTCTGGTAAAAGAATTTGGGTTTGTCCAAATCTCTGCCttgcacattatttattatttatttattaactacatttctataccgcccaatagccggagctctctgggcggttcacaaaaattaaaaacattcaaagtataaaacagtataaaaccataatataaaatacaatttaaaagctcaaccagataaaaacagcagcaatgcaaaattacaaatttaaaacaccaagttaaaattaattttaacttctcACCTAAGGATGCATTGGTGCCTAGGGCTGCTGACCTGTTTCAGTTAAGAGTTTAGGAAGGCATGAAGCTGAAAAtatacatgcttttaaccacctCTATGGTGGGTCTAGGTATGTTCTTCCCTGTGGAGGTGGGATGGGAAGAAAATAATAGTGATCCTAACAATCTGAATGACTTTGTGCGTTGATATAGGTTTTCAGTTCTCTGCATGTCCTTTCTATGaatgtagcacctgatgaaattccctcttcatcacaacaattaaagctgcagaagccctgtcctccttttcatatagtcaccatATTTgacagccttttttcctcccaaaaaagaaaaagacatgttTCTATAAGGAGTATCATGGTTAGCTTGCATCTAGAAGTTCTCACCCTGCTGGTGCTATTGCATCTGCTCAGGTTgctccattttctcctcctttGGGCTGGAATCCAGCCAGAAGGTGGGCTCCATATTGTCTCAGGAGAGGGTAGCATGGTCCACAGACACAACGCCTCAAGTCCCTGAGCCTCCACTGGATCTCATATGGTCAGTCCATGATTTTTTCCCAGAAGAGGAAAATGGCCTGGCTCGCTCAGCCTCAAGCAGATCCCACATAGTCGGAATAACTGCTCCTTTCTTTATGAGCGAGCTTGATTGGGTGGTGGAGGCCTACAAACTCTTGCTCACTGGGTTGCTCCTTGCGATTGCGGTCTACAAAATCGCCCTTCAAGAGGGAGGGGAATCAAGCTGCTTGGCTTTGGTAGGATTCCTGACAAACCTAATGTGCCTGTTTTGCAGGCTTGTTGTCTGCTTTATCTTTATTTTGCCGgaggagccatgatgaggaaaCAAAAGTGAAATACTGAGGAAGATTTGTTTtgattcaaaagaaaaaaaggctttgAGGACTGAGTTCAAGCATTTTAATAGTAAAAGTAGAATCTTGAATAGATGAGATGAGAGATAGATCTACCCTGGTCAAAATTCTGGGACAAACTGGGTCAGGGAGGAGCCTGGGGCTGGTATATCAATCAGAAATTTGTCACATGGTCCCTGCTTTCCTTGGCATAAGGGAGTTAATCCATTGTTGGATGCCTTCTTCATACCGACCTGGAGAATGGCTTGATTTTGGCACAGAAGTGTGTAAAAGTCCCTTCCAGGTATCTCATTAACAAGGACTTTTCTTAAAGGGCAGATTTTAAAACACTAATAATTCTGGGCAATGGCAAGACCATTCGAGTTCCCAACTCCCTCCACTTGGCCAACCAGGAAATGAAGAAGGTAAGGAGTCCAAAGGCTGAGTTTCAGTAATTTTCCCCACCTCTCACTTGAATATAAATGTTTATTAATAAGTAAATTTAATTCAGATTTCCCTTTCTAATTGGGTGAACAGCCTGGAGATGTTACAAGAAATTCAAGACAATATCAAATCAAATATTTCTTCCCATGTTCTTACCTCAGAAGCAAGCTTTTTGACAACAACATCGTTCTCATGTTTAACCTTTTCTACCGCTGCATCCATGTCTTTCTGGCTGTATTTCAATACTTCTATGATAGCCTCATTAGACAGAACACAAGGAAACAATGAAGTATCATTACTGGTTGGGATGTCCAGAAAAGCTTCGGCCTGTGGTGAGAAATGTAATACTTACTCACATGCAATATTTATAGTCTGTTTGCGCTAACAACTGTGCTTAAGATGTATCTAACCAGTGGTTTTGGACTAACCAAAGTTCCTATGATGGCTAAACTGGCTTGGAATAGTGGTTTAACTAATGTTTTGAACATTTGAGTTTAAAACTGAAATAGATGCTTCTGATTGCCTTGGTACATGAAAGTGGGGGGATGACGATGACCCAAAGCTCGCCATGGCTCATTCACATAGCAAGAAACCATGATGTGTGATTTctaaaccaggccaatgtgtccattttcctttcctttttttttttaaaaaaagaaagctacAAACAATTCAGATGTACAAGAGATTACGGGAGACCCATTAGATGGCCCTTACCGGATCTGTGAAAGTTCCAAGAAGGTCTAGTCCCCATGGCTTTTCTTCAGGCTCAGTTGTTTTTGCATCATAGGATGCCATTTCTGTAAATTGTCTGCTTAAAAATAAGAAACAATATTGAAGTAATTCTATATAGGATCCGAAACTGAAAAATACTAAAATCTCTGACACATACCCATTTTGAAGTAGTGAAGGAATAACAGGCATTGCGTTGTTAGCACCACTTTTCTTAGGGCTTTCACTTAGCAAAGGGTCGAACTTCAAGTACAGAGATTGCTTTCTTAGAACAGACTCCTTAAACTATGGAAAAGGAATTTTATGTATGTTTACAAACAAACAACTCATACTGCCTCCGCCTAACAGAGTGGCTCTGTTCACTTGCTGGCCTCAACTGGAGCTATAAGACCTAGAACCACTTTTACAAAGCACACATGGTCTCATTAGGCACTCTTGTAAGGAGAGTGAGCTGATTAGGTGGAAGAAGTGGAGTGATGTGCCGTAATGAAAGTATAATGGAGCTGGGGCTGAACAGTGGCCTTTTAACTCAATGAGAGTTTAACTTGTGGCTGCAGAAGGATCTGAAGATGCCATACTACACACAGCTGGAAATATTTTCTACAGAGTGGAAGAAGACATGACTAAAAGTGTTGTAATATTGGCTGGAAAATCTTCTAATCTTATTTTCTGCaaaaaacattacatttttagaaatgtattGTTCCATAAAATTTGGCAATTGGAATGAATACTAGTTAAATCTAAAACCAATGCTGTAATTAATGTTTTGGACGACTATCCCTAGGAAGCACATATTTCAGACATACCATGTAGACATATTCTACCAACttcacttttttctttaaaagtttcCAAGTAAAGTTTTGAATTTATTTCATCACATTAAAGTATACCAAGTGCACTCTGATTTTCCCCCCAATCAAAATGTTTCAGTTTAACTATTTTTGTCTATTGGAAAAACTTTTCAGATGATTATGCAGCATGTAAAATTGACAcgacacaaaatttaaaaaatgttaaaacaagAAACATCCGTTCTGACACGATCACTAACGATAATTACATTGCAGtagcataagtgacctctagtgcaacGCCAACAGAGTTTGTAGATATGACAGTGTTTCTATTTAGGGCATAGAATGCTTTGTGATTCAAAcgttttccagaaaacccacatcgcTTTTATTCATTCATCATTTATGCAGACCACCTTACAATTGTATTGGGGAAGCACTAGCTCTAAAGGCTGGTCAAATTGGGTAGCTATGAAATCAATAGAAAACCCAGGACATGCACAAGCAAAGAAAGTCAGCCAAAAGGTGGGATTACATGAAGATCAGATACTTGGGTACAGATCTTTAGGTTTTGTTACTGATCATCCCAaaagccaaaaaataataataacatgttcatcatacATGTATAACTCAATTAAATCATCTTAAGTTGTTTATACATACAAGATTGCTGCTTTTGGCAGCATACAGTGTACTATGAAGTAACTGGAAAGACAGGTGATTAGGGCAATTTCTTGTAACCGAGGAAATTATTTTACTCTTTGCCCTTGGCTAGTAGCCCAATGCTGTAAAATCCTACATTGGGTTCACAAATTGATTACTTACCGAGGCCATTCCAAATTGCTCCAGATAGTCTACTTCTATGTCCATTCCTAGAACTGGAAAGAGAAATGAATATCAAAACTAATGTTTCCTGTAGTAAACTACTCACCGAAAGGAACAAGATACTGTCCTTTCTTAAGATGAGAAGGTACAACAACACCTTTCTGCAATTTCCGTTGCCTTGGGAGAGCTAATGGGCACCCTTCATTTCCTCCCATCTTTTGTTTAAATCATCTCAATTGGCAGGCTTGTTACCACAAGGAAAGATACTTACCCAAACCTTCTTATATGAAGTTATTTGTGTACATTTATTCAATCAGCTGGGGTGCCTGGGCCCAGTGAAAGCTAGAAGCAGTTCTAGGCAACATCTAGATTAGGAGTGGGGAAGCATTTCCCAAGTGAGGTCCACATTACCTTGCTCAAAACCTGCCATCGATTGTGTTCCAGCACTTGATGTGGCCAGATCCAAAGGTGGGCAGTTATGGATGAGATTTTTTATCTTTGTTCAGTAAGcaatgggggatgagggggaagaCACTTGCATCCAGGCTCTACCTTTCCTCAAGTTGGGCAGGGTTCCCTCCAACAGCTTTGCAGTTGTGAATCAAAGCAGGATGGAGTAAGCAATATCAATAACCCTGAGTGATGTGAGGGGATGTGGCCTGGGAAGTGACTGAGAGGCTTGGAAGTCCATATTTGGCCCACCATGCTAGAGGTTCCCCTCCCTTGAACTAGATTCATAAGACAGACTATTTGTCCTGCAAAGAGTTGCCTTTGAGGATGACATCAGTCTCAATCATGATAGGATACCAGGCCCTGGTCACAACAGGGTTTACCTTCAAGTATTTTCACCTGAATAGAAAAAAGAATACTTGCAGCTTTCATCTTTACAGTGAAGCACTGTAAAGATGATTTTAGTATATCACTCTTAGTGACTGACCTGTACCTGTATCACTGCCCCATGTTCCGCATTTGAAGTACAAGTATGGCTTGGAAAGGCTTAACAGGTGCTTACATCCAAGTACTCTTACCTTCCATAGGTGATCTGAACTCTTCCTTTTCTGTATCTATCTGGCTGCTTTCATTCACTGCTATTTCAGTTCTTCCACAAGGGGGGGCAAGTGGTAGGCCATCTCCAAGCAACTGCAAATTTAAAGACCATCACAAGAGGCCTCAGGCCAAGGTAAGGTACTTTAGCTCACCAAAGGGGCAAACAATCCTTTTGTGAAAGTGTTTTATAAGGCAGTGATGTAAGTGCCAATTGCACTTGTGGCTTTACTTGCTCTACTTCACCTTACTGAGCTGTTTTGTAGACAACTTGTAGACTTCAGTGGCAGCAGTATCATCCTATTAATCTTGTTCTTCAAGAAAAAGATTTGCCTAGAAGAGCCTTACTTGTACATTAAGGCCAaagctcagtttctcattttaatGCTGGCAATGGGGATGTGGCAAGTAACCTTGCTTATGGCATCTGAATGAGGTTTCTTGGAAATGTGATGTTAAGAATAGAGGAAATGCTTGTTCCAGAAATAAATGTTGTATTCTGTGGAGAATCCTTAGAATCTCAGCTTTCCATCAAGAAAAAGTAGGTCCAGCCCTTATAAAGACTTGGATGTACCTGAGCAATAACACCTGTTGACATCTCAGAAGCAGGTCTGAGTTGAACTTCCAGCACCCAACAATGCAAATGAAGCCAACTACAAGTATATGCAAGGCTTGCATCATTCATGCGGACTGGAGAATTCAACTCTGACACCAAATGGAAATTATACTGGTGCACATTTGTTTGACAGAGCACACATAACCGTGAATATAGGGGAAACAATGTACATAGGGACTGCACAATACCATCAATTCACTTGAAGGTTCAGCTTGAGTTTCTGCTTTAGCTGCGTGATCTTCAGTTACATTCTGCTCCTCAATCTCCTTCCTAGAAGAATTAGAAGGCTGATGTTATAGCACTTGACAGCTAATCAAGTTTGGCTTATAAGTTATCTTTGCGCATTCATAATTGCCTCAGCCCTCTATTTCCCTCCTACTTGTACAGGTATTTCCCTCCTACTTGTACAGGTATTTAGACAATAAACCTTGTCTTTTTCAATTCTCAATTTAATTTAACCACTATGGAAATGTTAGCCAAGACATTAGTTAATGTTCCCTTTCCTTAAAGGACTATGTAAAAATCATGTATTGTTTAATGAATAACTTATAAACAGTTACATTATATATGAGAACTGAGCACTGAGCTTTAAATAGAATTCTTCATGTTTTTGAGAAGTCCAACATACCAGCATAAAgtccatgtcaccatgggcaatagtagtcctgctcctttcctgcttttttgcccctcaaatttcctcaccacagaggggctcataaaTAATGCAAATGCAGTTTATGCACAGTGAATCAtgctctgaaatttgcatatggTGCAGAGTGCCACCCCCTCTCTCGTGTGCCCCAACTGCCCACCTCAGTCCCCCTCCACGTGCCCACTGGCAGTGACAGCCTACTCAACACAGCTGGGTGAGGGCGTGCCATGAGCCACACTGATTGGTCATGGAGGGCTATCCATCATTCCGCTGGTGGACGGGCTGCCCTGGCTGTTTGGCTGGGAGGAAtgtaattgctattaaagcttgagctctgacctttttcaaaattttcttctcatctacactgctcaagcttcagtttagaacaaaaatgagcaaaatcactcCAGTAAATTTCTAGCAATAAGCTTTACATTaccttattcttatataagatgctgTTTTCTTCACCTAACCAATATCCTGTTCTCCATCCCACAACTTTTGACTAAGCCCACAAACTTAACAGGATATTTTTCATGAATTGGTACTACTTCATTTCTCATGCCCAAGACTGCTCAAGATCTAGTTATCAAACACTTACAGATTTTCGGGTATTTCTATATCCTCAGATTCATCTGGATTATGCTGCTGCATTTGAAGAGGATCTGCTTGGCTATTATCTTGCTCAATGCTGGGCACATGTCGTTTAGGGGAATTCTGCATTTTGGTGCCACCTTGAAATGGGTTGAAGTTAGGATCGTTGCAATCAAAGTTATAAGATGTTTTGGGGACAGAACTTTCTTCAGTCCTAGTGTTGAttttcccttccatcttctcttttaCCTCACCACAGTTGAGATTCTCAAAGCTATAGGACTCTTGCACATGCTGCAAGGAAGAACTCTGCATACTTGAGATTGACAAAGGCTCAACTTTGTCAACTTGGTTAGGAGCCAATTTTGTAGCCTCATTAGAGCCTAGAAGTTGTTTGGGGGAATCACCATCAAGCAATGAGACTAaggagaaagaacatgttttgCAGCTGGTTTCTTCAGATGGATTGCTTTCAGCAGCAGTTTGAGTCAGGCAAATTGCATCAAATGGCAGAGAATCTCTATCCCATTTTTCAGCTCCAATGAAAACTTCAGAAGGAGACATTTTCTGACTTTTAGGAGAATCAAGAAGGCTATCAGAACTCTTGAATAAATCAGTATCAGAAGCATGGACTTCTTTGCTTTTTGCTGGAATGACACCATCTGGAGGATCAGGACTAACTTTTCCTTCTGTCTCTATCCCTTCTTTTGCTTTATCTGTACTTGCTGTAATTGTTTCTTGACTCCTGTTAAAAGGCAGACCgatcattaattaattaactcaGTTTTCTGAAGGATAATTAAAATGAGGGCCACTTGCAGTACTCAGACAAACTACTGAGCAAGGGCCAAGAAGAAGAGACTTTTACTCAACAGAGTCACTGTTTATTGACCAGACATTCACTGCCCATTTCAGACGCTTTGTTATCAGGGTCAGTAAGTAAGCtatgttgaactcagtgggacttactttcaattAAATACAGAAAAGCCCAGGCTGCACTAGAGATATAAAATTTTCAGATAAGCAAGTGTTATTTTTTCAGTGCTCTTTACAGCTCTAAagacactttgttgctttaaaacaGCCATCCCAGCCTGGCACCCAATAGATATTTTGTtattcagatcccatcagcctcaggcagcatggccaatagtcaggaatgctggacttttcagcccaaaacatttggagggcacaaggttggggatggctaaagcagccttcctgttCCTAAAGTGATTTTATGTATAATTTAGTTTGCCATAAAATTATAATTaggttttaaaacttttaaaagtaaacacagttagtaaatttgtaattattgtctgaaaagATTAAAACTGCATTAAATAACTGCTATAGCATCAGAAATACAGGACAAAactcaaactgtcaagaatgcacaatggtgactctattCATATGCAAGGGTTGATTCAAATTGATTTAGATCATTTCTTCAAAGAActcaattttaattatttaaatcacagtttaaatcactAGTGAGGAAAATTCTATCTAATCATCATTTTAATAGAAGTAC contains:
- the TACC3 gene encoding transforming acidic coiled-coil-containing protein 3 isoform X2; this translates as MSLQALNGENFSDDITAESCAILFTSPEVTGRPSILRPSQKENVPPKGIVKPMKVTFQTPMRDPQTRRILSPDVRKKSETSLILDDCIEVPEDFVFPTSNPVSQETITASTDKAKEGIETEGKVSPDPPDGVIPAKSKEVHASDTDLFKSSDSLLDSPKSQKMSPSEVFIGAEKWDRDSLPFDAICLTQTAAESNPSEETSCKTCSFSLVSLLDGDSPKQLLGSNEATKLAPNQVDKVEPLSISSMQSSSLQHVQESYSFENLNCGEVKEKMEGKINTRTEESSVPKTSYNFDCNDPNFNPFQGGTKMQNSPKRHVPSIEQDNSQADPLQMQQHNPDESEDIEIPENLKEIEEQNVTEDHAAKAETQAEPSSELMLLGDGLPLAPPCGRTEIAVNESSQIDTEKEEFRSPMEVLGMDIEVDYLEQFGMASFKESVLRKQSLYLKFDPLLSESPKKSGANNAMPVIPSLLQNGQFTEMASYDAKTTEPEEKPWGLDLLGTFTDPAEAFLDIPTSNDTSLFPCVLSNEAIIEVLKYSQKDMDAAVEKVKHENDVVVKKLASEVQENQREALEWKKEHDKICIENKEMGKIVAEFEGTITQLMEDSQNQKKLAKKELQKVLEEKQQAISDLNSMEKSFSELFKRFEKQKEAIEGFQRNEEALKKCVEDYLVRIKKEEQRYQALKAHAEEKLHQANEEIAQVRSKAKTEVVALQANLRKEQMRIQSLERSIEQKAKENDELTKLCDDLISKMEKMD
- the TACC3 gene encoding transforming acidic coiled-coil-containing protein 3 isoform X1 codes for the protein MSLQALNGENFSDDITAESCAILFTSPEVTGRPSILRPSQKENVPPKGIVKPMKVTFQTPMRDPQTRRILSPDVRKKSETSLILDDCIEVPEDFVFPTSNPVSQETITASTDKAKEGIETEGKVSPDPPDGVIPAKSKEVHASDTDLFKSSDSLLDSPKSQKMSPSEVFIGAEKWDRDSLPFDAICLTQTAAESNPSEETSCKTCSFSLVSLLDGDSPKQLLGSNEATKLAPNQVDKVEPLSISSMQSSSLQHVQESYSFENLNCGEVKEKMEGKINTRTEESSVPKTSYNFDCNDPNFNPFQGGTKMQNSPKRHVPSIEQDNSQADPLQMQQHNPDESEDIEIPENLKEIEEQNVTEDHAAKAETQAEPSSELMLLGDGLPLAPPCGRTEIAVNESSQIDTEKEEFRSPMEVLGMDIEVDYLEQFGMASFKESVLRKQSLYLKFDPLLSESPKKSGANNAMPVIPSLLQNGRQFTEMASYDAKTTEPEEKPWGLDLLGTFTDPAEAFLDIPTSNDTSLFPCVLSNEAIIEVLKYSQKDMDAAVEKVKHENDVVVKKLASEVQENQREALEWKKEHDKICIENKEMGKIVAEFEGTITQLMEDSQNQKKLAKKELQKVLEEKQQAISDLNSMEKSFSELFKRFEKQKEAIEGFQRNEEALKKCVEDYLVRIKKEEQRYQALKAHAEEKLHQANEEIAQVRSKAKTEVVALQANLRKEQMRIQSLERSIEQKAKENDELTKLCDDLISKMEKMD